In Helicobacter mastomyrinus, the sequence TAGCTACAAAAGCCTATACCCTTGCTATGGGTGGAGCATCTCTTGCCACAAAAGCGTGGGGGATAGCTACAAGTGCATTTTCTAAACTCTTTAAAGTCTCTATGTGGAGTGTCAAAGGAGCGTTACTTAGCACAGGCATAGGGGCATTAATAGTGGGGATAGGATTAGCTATTGCGTCCGTGTGCGAAAATTGGGAGAGTATAGCACCTAAACTCATTGCGGTATGGGAGTGGATAAAAGAGGCAACCTCTCCTATAACAGAGTGGTTTATGGATATATTTGACTTTATAGGCAAAGGTATTGATAAAATCTTAAGCGGTGCAAGGGCAGTAACTGATTTTTTAGGCATTACAGATTCAGATGATACTCCTGCTAGTCTTGATACAAATGGTGTGGTAGAAAAGACCATTCACACCCAAACCCAAAATGCACAAAACTTCTACAATAACACACAAAATAGAGCTATCAATGACAATAAGACTATTTATATCAATACCACTGCAAGTGCAAATGAAGTAGCAGAAGCGATAAATGCTTATAGTTATTCCTATGCGGATTGAGAGAGGATAGCCCAATGATAAATATACGCAATCTTTTAGCCTCTCAAGCAAATGAGTTAAAACACAAGGAAAATCTTAAGAAACAAAGGGCATTTCAAAGCTCTCCTTTGCAAAGCATAAGCCCAAAAGAGAATGAAAAGCTTATTAAAATAGATAAGTTTATCTTTATATTGAAAGCATTGATTATGAGCTCAATCTTGGCATTACAAAGGTAGAGAGCATACGCACAAACTACTATTTAAAGCTTGGGGGCAATGAGGAGAGAGTAAGCTTTGAGGCGAGAGTCTTTGTGGAATATTTGGAGCATTTCAATGGGCTTGTAGCAAAAATAAAGCAAAGAGTGCCACTTTCTTACTCAAGTTTAGAATCAAGTGTGAATAGAAAAATCATCATTGATAAATTCCACTCTAAAAGCAAAGATTGGCTTATGGATAATTCTAGGAATATCACTTATCATACAAAGGAGTTAAGCATAAGCGGGGTGTTGGTGTAGAGATTCTACTAAAGAGTATATTTACAAAAAAAGTCGATTTAATCTTTATATTATTAAAACTTAATATAATACAAACATTCAAATTATACTAAGGTGGCAAAGTTGAATAAGACAGAGGCAACCATTGCATATATCATTAATTATTTTCAATGCAATAACTCTCCTAAAAATCTTGGCAAAGTGAAGCTTGTGAAAATTCTATGGTTTGCCGATAGAGAGTTTATGCATAAATACTTTAAGCAACTTACAAATTTAGAGTATAGAAAAATGCCTCAGGGTCCTATGCCTACAAATATTAATTCAATTTTAAAATCTATGCAAAAAGAAGGGATTATTCAAACATTTGAAACATCTAAATATGGCTACACACAACAATCTTTTTTATGTTTGCAAGAGCCAAATTTAGACGCCTTTAGTCCGCAAGAGATAAGCATATTAGATAAGGTCATTATAGACTTACTTGATAAGAGTGCTTCACAAATCTCTCAAGAGACACACGATGAGCTATGGCACTCCATAGAGCAAGGAAAGATAATGCCATTAGAATCAGTCTTTTTACAAGATGTTATCCCTGCTACACAAGATGATGTGAATGGCTAAGATTGATTCACCTGATGACTTATTTAAGCATTTTAACTTTTCCAAAGATTGTAAGTTGATTGTTAGTCAGCTCTATAATACACATAAAGAGCGATTTTTAAAACCTCTTGCAGGTATATGCGGAGGTATCAAAAGACAAGCTAAAGAAATATTAGAGAATGAGTATGAATATCCTAAAGGAACATTTTATGTAAAAACCTATACGTTAAAGATTGTTTATAAAAAAGAGACGTTAGAAATTATTAGCGTAAATTGGCAAGATAGCTAATTTTATAACCATCTTGCCTATCATAATGTAATCCCTCGTGTGAAATCAAAGTGGGCGGTTTTACTTTGATTTCAAACATTAAATTTAAGCAGATTTAATAATCCATAGTGGCTTCCTCCTCACAATCCCAATCCACAACCCTTCAGTAATTCTCATTAACCACTTCAGGATTTTTGCTCTGCAAAAAAGCAATAGCCTCACTTGGCGGAAGTGAAAAGTCAAATTCAAGCATTGCTTTAGAAGCCATCTTATCCCCTATCAATAGTAGAATCTATCCAAAAGAGTGCGCTATTAAGAAAAAGTCGCATTAGCTCCTCATTATCTTTAAGATATATCTTATTCCCACCTTGAGAAACATAGGGCATAAAGGCATTATCGCATTCAAAATAGCGAGGTGAGATAAACTCAAATTGAGGGTAGATTCTGCTATTTTCTTGTCTATAATTGATAATAAAACTCGCAAAGCCATAAGCAATGGCAGAGCTACACTCATAGAGAAACTTTCTAAAATTGCGATTATTGACAAGCTCTTTTAAAAACTCATCTTATGCCTTATCCTCACCCTGCAAGACTATGGGCTTACCAATAAGGTTGCTTCTGCGTTTGTTTAACTCACTGGCAATATGATAGCCCCGATTCTCTTTTTTACCTCGACCCGCCTTATGTAGGGACAGGAAACTACTATAAAATGCAAAGAACCTTTAGTATAAAGGAGCATAAGAAACTATGTGCTTTGCTTAAAAACATTTGGGCAAATTTATCCTACGCTACAATGATTGCACCTTAGTGAGAGAGTTATATAAGGGATTTAGAATCATAGAGAGCAAAGAAGTGGGTATTCTCTTAATGTTGAAACAAACAAGGGAACAGGGGGTTGTTGTGATGAATTATGAGGATATTGCTTAAAGTTTTGTGCAAATCAAAAATTTAATGGGGTATTTATATGGAAGAAAAAATTGCAAACATAAGAGATGTGGAATATTGCCTAATTGATGGGAATATTTCAATAAGTCATTTTGATGATTTTTGGGAATTATTTATTTTGATAATATTGTTTTTAATTGCACTTCAGCAAAAATATTGTGGGGCTTACAATATTTGATAAACTCCTCCTCACTAAAATTATTCATATCCTTATACTCTCCTACTGCGCATAATGAACTAGCAACAAAGGAATAATTAGCATTGGGGAAGCTTTCTCATCTTTATTGCGGTAGATAACAATCAAACCACCTTTTTGAGATTTTCAATTTTTCTCATACTTGTGAGATAAACTTTATGAATACTATTGGATTCTGATAAATCTTTTAGTATATTAAAATCCTCTGTTTTAAGCATTGAATCCGAAAATATTCCTGTATGATACTGCGGTAAATACCTAAAATATATTTACTGACATTTTTAGTATTTATTGAGGAGAAATCAAGACATATATTCTGTTGCATCTCTTTTAAAGTTGTTGCAATGTTTTTTATCAGGACGAGTTCATCACCTTTATTGCCCCACTGCTTAAACCCATATTGCCCTAGTAGGTTGATTAATGCTGTGTGTTTTGAAAAAGTAGTAAGATAGAGATTAAATATATTGTTAGATATAGCAAAATCAAGCATTCTCTTAATGAGACGCTCACCAAGCTTTGTCCTGTGTAGGACAACTTTAAAGTTCCAACTTTTATCCAAGTTTTCGCTAAATCTAAAGGCGGTGTGATGCCTGTGTTATCAACGGGATTTTCCTCTTTAAGATATAAAAAACAAACTAATATTTTTATTCCCCCCTATTCTTTTTTTGCAGAGGAGCGAGAGGCATATCTTTGAAGCGGGGGTAGGGACAATCTTTAGCCTTTTTTTATCACATTTGAATGCAGCTCTGCGATTTGCGCTCACACAAAACTTTAGTAGCAATCTCACCCATTATTGTATCAATAGTTTCATCTTTAAACTCATTAATGCTTAGCATTTCTTTTGGTATCTAGTGTAAGGGTTTTACATAAAAGCTACAAACTACTTTTTGCCTGAATTTTGCTCTGCATTGCCTTTATTATCTCCAGCTTATAGGTTTCTTGCGCTTCTTTGATATCTATATCATAATCTGTTCTTTTAAGATTTTGTTTTGCTTCTTGTGCTGCCTTGACATCTGCTATCGCTGCTCCAATCACTTCTTCCTCATAATTCTTTTGAGCCTCTTTATAAGCACGTGAAGTTTGATTGAGTTTTCTCCCTTTATCACTCGATTCTAGGTTCCCTACCTCTCCAGCGTCATCATGGTAGCTCTCCGTAAGTATTTGATTCTGTCTATAAAATGCTCTATCCCTGATATTCTCAAATTCATAAATAGTGATTTCCTTTAAGCTTAATTTCTCCAATGCCCTATTGAAAGTATTATGAAATTCTTCAAGAGCATTAGAACGTATCCTGTTCCCTTCACTTAATATTTTCCTTTCAGCTTCGTCATATATGCTCTTAGCACTTTCATAAGCCTTTCTTGTCTCCTCCATTTTTCTCTTAGCATCTGCTACAGCCTTTAGCTCATTTCTGCTATGGATGCATACTGGGCAAAGGCTTCATCATAATCTTTTTGTATCCTAGCTGCCCTCTCCTGTGGAGTTTCAAAAAACCCTTGCAGAAAAGGCACATCCACACAGCCTAAACTGACTAAAACACTCATACTATAATCAAACCCTTTAAAATCCCTCCCATTGCTTACTCCTCAAGCATATCTAGCGGCTATACTTTGCTATGAAATTATCTTTTGCCTTGAAATAATCTTGATATACCTGCGTTCTTTTCTTGTTAAAATCCTCTAGGCATTTATAAAATTCACTTTCAAGGTTTTTACACGTTTGTGTTGGATTCGAACTTCCTGCTGAACATTTGTTTTGCTCAAGCTTTGGGATATAAGTATTCTGGCATTTTTTGTCTTTATCATCTTTATCAACTTGCCGCTTTTGCTTGACTAATTTTACAAAACTATTAATCACCTCATCGTTTGATGTGCCAAGTGTTATGGCTATATCCTCCAATTCTTTAAGGAGATTCTGCCCTTTCTTATAAACCGTATCTATCTTGCTATTTGTCTCCTTAATCTTGTGCTCAATAGGAGCAAGCTCATTATCGCGCTCATCAATCAAGGCATTATACTCAGCCCTATCGCCCAATTCTTGCGCTTCTTGCAAATGTGGCAAATAAGCTCTCACTATCTTCTTTTTCTCATCAAACAAGACATCCTACTCTTTACCTAGTTTCGTGCCTTGTGCGCTATTTGCAGCTATCTCTTTAGCCTTTGCCTTTAAGCTTTGCAAATCTGCACTTTGCCCTAAACTGACTATGATTCCAACCAAAAAAACACATTTTAAGATTTTCACTTTGCTCTCCTTCATTACTTAAAATTACACAATGATTTATCGTGGAAAATGCACATATAAGAATCTATTACCTTTTGCGGGTTGATTTTGTATTTTTTAATGCCGCATTAATAAAATCTCCATCTGGAGAATCAAGAACACTTCCAACACAAATTGTGATAAAATCCCTTCTTTGCCCTTCTGGCAATTCTAATTCATCAAACTTCTTATCACACATTTGTGTTAGAAGTGTTGTCTGTTGCCGAGCCAATTTGTCTGGTGCTACCTCCTGTGCGCCCATAAAACTCACACCTAAAAATACAAAAATACTTCCTAAAATCATCCTCCTCATTCTCCCCTCCTTATCTCTACACACCACAGAGTAAAAGCTGTGAATTGACTTTTTCAAAATTATCTTTCTTAATCCCTTTCCATATAAGGAATAAATCCACAAATGCCCAAATAAATCCAACAAATATAAATGCGCTAAGGAATTTACCTATACCTAGCCCTACATCACCTTTATAATATCTATCTACACCAAGTGCACCAAAGAGTAATCCTAAGATTAATCCCACCACAGGACTTTTAAGCTGTATCATTCCTAAAGAAGCTATTTTTTGCTCATCAGTTATTTTTGCTAATCTACTTTTAAGCATATCTAATGTTTGTTTGGGGACTTTACCTTCCCAAGCTGTTGCTGTTACTGAAGCTTGAACTACATTATTATCATTAATGTGTCCTGCATTGTTTTGAATCTGCCCTGTATTTTCTTGCATATTCTCTCCTTTTAATTTTTACTTTAAAGGAAAAATTATACACCCACCCACCCCCCTGAAGATTTGCTTAAAGATTAAAAAATATTACATTATTAACATTCTCTCACAAAATTTGAATATAATCTCACTCTACTAAAAACAAGGAGTAAAAATGAAAAAGACAATTACAATTATAGGTGGTGGTATTGCTGGGCTTAGTGCTGCGCTATTTTTTGCAGCAGCTAAAAATAATGAGATTGACTTTGATATTACTATTTTTGATGACAATCAGTCAGATTTAAAGGCAGCGGCGATTTATAATGTGCCATTTTTCCCAAAAGGCGCTAAGGCTGAAGCGATTTTCTCTCATATCAAAGGGCAAATAGATACTATGCTCAAAGTGCGCTATATCCAATCAAGCGTTACAGAAATTAGCGGGGAAAAGGGCAATCTCATCACTAAAGATAATGTGGGCAATGAAGTAAAAGCAGATTATATCATCGTGGCAACTGGTGCTTCAAAGTGTGATATTAAAGGCTTAGAGGGCTTTGTAGAGCCGCACACCCTTATGCCAAAGCCTAATAAAATCAAGCTCAAAACCAAAGAACGGCAAATGATAAAAGAGGGCGTGTATGCTGCTGGGCTTGTGAGCGGGGTAACTACGATGGTAGCTTGTGCTATGGGCAGTGCCAATGAAGCTGCTTGTGCGATTTTAAGCGATATTAAAGGCACTCTAAGCGTTCATCACGACACACCTAGCAGAGGCTAAGTCTTATCTTCAATGTTTTTCTTTATGGGAGCTTTGCCCCCCCTGAAATTTTGCTTAATGTTTAAAAAAATTTTAAGAAATAAGCAAAATCTTGACATAATTTCTACCAAAATGAATGAAGTTCTCATTTTGTACACGCTAAGAGAAGTAAATGTCAAACACACTGATATTAAGGATACAAAACGATAGGTGTATTTCAAAGGGCAGAAGAAATCCCCTTTGATAGTTGCGGGTGCAGAAGAAATTTTTTTCACTTGCCAAAAGAATTTACCACTTACTGCAACTTTTGGTTTAGAACATATTGTTATGGGTAGATTCATCATTGCTACACTATTGCACTAAAGTGCCACGTAGTCTTACACACGCAAGGCATTTGCAGGGCTTCTCTCTGTAAAAAGAGCCTTACGCGGTGGCGATAGCCACAACAGTGTAGGAACGATAGAGTAGTGAATCTATAATATTTCTTTAATTGTTACATGGTCTTATTATGCTTAAAGTATTCTCGAAGTATTGTTTGGTTACAATTTTTGACTTATTTATGAGGCTTTGCCTCGCTTTAGCATTTAGAATCTCAAAATACTGATACATTTTAAGACAGAGGGGGCAAAGTTATGCATACTTTAAGCGTGATTGATACTTTTGGTTTTTTCTTTAGAAGCTTTTATGCCCTACCCCCTCTTAAAAATGCACAGGGCTTTCCCACAGGGCTACTTGTAGGATTCTGTAATTTGCTGCAGTCTCTCTATAAAGACCCATCTTGCACATATATTATGTTTGCTTTAGAGGGCGGAGGGGAAAATAAAAGGCGCGAGATTTTTGACGCTTATAAACGCAATCGCCAATCGCCCCCTCAAGAATTGCTTATGCAGCTGCCTATTGCGATTGAATGGATTAAGCAAATGGGCTTTTTGAATATCAGCATTGAGGGCTATGAGGCTGATGATGTGATTGCCTCGATTAATAAAGTCGCTAACGCCCAAAATATCGCGGTGAGAATTATTAGTCACGATAAGGATTTGTATCAGCTCATCGATAAAGATACTTACATCTATGACCCCATAGGGAAACGCAATATCGGTGAAGCGGAGTGCATAGAGAAATATGGCGTGAAGCCTAAAAATTTTATCGATTATCAGGCCTTAGTAGGCGATAGCAGCGATAATGTGATGGGTATAAAGGGCATAGGTGCTAAAAGCGCACAAAAGCTTATCGCGCATTTTGGGGATATAGAATCTATGTATGCGCGTGAGAATGAGCTAACAGATGTGGTGAGTGAGCGGATAGCTAATCTCATAAAAGCAGGCAAGCAAAGCGCGTTTTTAAGCAAAAAACTTGTGGCGCTGCACGATGATTTGCTACAAAGCATTGATTTAAGCAAATGTCTAATGCCCGAATCTAATCCTATGTTAAAAATAATGGACGAGCTTAAAACCTATGGGTTAAAAAATATCATCTCTAAGGTGCAATCCCCGCACGAGCGCTATCAGCAGCGGCGAAGCGCACAAAGAGGTGTAGGCTCTACACTTGAGAGTGTGCAATCCTCACAAACTTTTGCTTTTAAAGCACATTTGCTTGATAGTGTGGAAGAAATAGAATCTATGCTAGATACCATTCCGCAGGGGGCGAAAGTGGGCTTTGACTGCGAGAGTGATAGCTTGGATATGCAGGAGGCGCATTTGGTAGGATTCTCCTTTTGCTTTGATGGTAAGAATGCCTATTATGTGCCGGTGGGGCATAGCTACCTAGGTGTAGGAAGGCAAATTTCTCTAGAATCTGCAAAATCCATTATCGCGCGGATTTTCACATATCCACTTATCGGGCATAATCTTAAGTTTGACTTAACGCTTATCTATCGCACTTTGGGGTTAGAACATAAGGGGGCAATATATGATAGTATGATTCTCTCTTGGCTGTATGATTCTATCGCTCCTGTGGGACTTGATAAGCAAATGATGAAGTGGTTTAAACATACAATGATTAGTTTTGATTCTGTCGTGGCAAAGGGGGAGAACTTCTCACAAGTGAATATTATTGCCGCTACACAATACGCCGCTGAAGATGCCGCAGCGACATTTGCGCTCTATCATCGCATGGAAGAGGAGTTTCACGCACGTGAATGGGGTGGAATCCTAGAGTTAGCCTATAATTTAGAATTCCCTTTTATCAAGGTGCTAATGGCAATGGAATGTGAGGGGATTAAAGTAGATATGGCACTTTTAGAATCGCTTAAAGACAAGGCGAGCGAGCATATATCACAACTCAGCAAAGATATTTTCACCTCTTGTGGGGAGAATTTCAATCTCAATTCCCCTCAACAGCTTTCCCATGTGCTTTTTGACCGCTTAGGGCTAAAGGCGGGACGAAGTGTTAAGGGCGGCTTAAGCACCGATGAAAAGACGCTTCTAGCGATTAAAGACAGCCACCCGATTGTGAATCTCATACTTGATTATAGGGAGAACAATAAGCTAAAAAGCACTTATATTGAGCCGCTTTTGCGCTTTGGGGCGGCAAATAGTGAGCATAGAGTCTATACATCATTTTTGCAAAATGGCACAGCCACAGGGCGGCTAAGCTCCAAATCGCCCAATTTGCAGAATATCCCCGTGCGGAGCGAAGAGGGGCGCAAAATCCGCCAAGCCTTTATTAGCAAGGCGGAACATAGCCTTATCAGCATTGATTACTCGCAGATTGAATTGCGGCTTTTAGCGCATTTTTGCAAGGATACTTCATTGATTGAAGCCTTCAAACAGGATAAGGATATACATTTTGAGACGGCAGCAAGGCTTTTTGGGATAGAAAACGCGCAGGAGAAGCGCTCCATTGCGAAGTCTATTAATTTTGGGCTTATCTATGGTATGGGGAGCAAGAAACTCTCACAAACTCTGCAAATTCCACCCAAAGAAGCAAAAAGCTACATAGAGAGCTATTTTGCACTTTTTCCTACGATTAAAGATTATCTTAGCGCACAGGAAAACTTTTTACTTGAGAATGGCTACTCACAGACGTTGCTAGGACATAGGCGGTATTTTGACTTTAGTAGGGCTACGGAATTTATGAAGGCAAATTTCTTGCGTGAGGGCATTAACTCGATTTTTCAAGGGAGTGCGGCGGATTTAATAAAGCTTTCTATGCTTGAGATTCACAGAATCTATAGCAAGAGCGATTTAAAAATGCTCTTACAAGTGCATGATGAGCTGATTTTTGAAGCTCCAAGTGAGAGGGCACAGGAATATGCCTATGCTGTGGCAGATATTATGAATCATATTTATACGCTTGAAGTGCCACTAAAATGTGGGATAAACATAGGGACAAACTGGGCAGAGCTGAAGTAGGGAATAAAAGCCCCTCTCTTAAGCTAGAGGCAAAAAGAACCAAATCTCCCCTTACAAAAAAATAAAATTAGAGATTCTATACCTTAAAATCTCACTTGATAAATAAGGTGTAGCTTTAGTTATAAGTGTGTCCTTTAGGGATTAGCAGAGGCTTTAGCCCTGATGGCAAAGGCATAATAGACATACTTCACTAATATAAAAAAACAAAAAAGAATGTAAAATACGGATTTTAAATCTTAAAAACTTAACACTTGCAATGTGAAACAAAAGGGCATTCAAACAAGTATAAATATGCCAAGCCTCCACTTATAAGCTTTTGCAAGTAAGGTTAATTAACTTAATCACAAAGGATTTCAAATGCTGCCCATCATTGCCGCTAATTTCAAAGCCAATCTCACACGCGCAGAGGTGCAAATATATGCCAAAGAACTAGAATCTCTCCTTACACATATCAAGTCAAATACTAAAGCCTCCCCGCAGGTAGATATTTTCCCCTCTGCAAGCGCCTTGCTTAATGATGATTTCACACATTTTCATATAGGAGCGCAAAATGCTTATTTTGCTTTAAATGGTGGATTCACAGGAGAAATCGGGCTAAGTCAATTAACAGAATTTCATATCTCACGCATTTTAATAGGGCATAGTGAGAGGCGCACATTATTTAGCGAATCCCAAGAGTTCATCAACAAAAAGTTTCAATTCTATAAAGCAGCGGGATTCTGTATATATTACTGCATAGGTGAGCCCCTAGAAGTGCGGCAGAGGGGAGAGAATGCGCTTAAAGACTTTTTAAGTGCACAGCTTAGTGGTATTGATGTGAGCTATCCTCAACTTATTATCGCGTATGAGCCTATTTGGGCGATTGGGACAGGGGTTAGTGCTACAATGGAGCAGATTCAAGCCACACATAATATGCTCTCCACCCTCACACCTGCACCTTTGCTTTATGGTGGTAGTGTGAATGGCACTAATGCAGGGGAGATTCTTGCATTGCAAAATGTTTCAGGTGTGCTAGTAGGTTCGGCGAGTTTGAAAATAGAAAGTTTTAGAGAAATTATCCACGCGGCTTTGTAGCCTCAAAGCTAGAGATAGTAAAATAGAAATTACTCATTATTACGATCAAGCATTTTAAGAAGCACAAAACCCAAGCTAAAATGCTTACACGGATTCCAATTGAGAGCATACGCAAAATCGCAAAAAATATCAAAAGCCCTGATACGAGGTAGATTCCCTGAAGTGCATCTATGCATTTGTAATAAAATCCCAAATATAACTATAAGAGAGCTAATATGAGGGTTTCCAAAATATCAAGCTCTACTTTTGACTTTTTCCTTTTTACTTATAGGTAAAATTATAGCAGAGAGCTTGATATAGAGTAAATATTTTACGCAAATGCAATTAAGCCTTGTAAGCTTTGTGCAGCATAACAAAGGATATGGATTGCATAATAAAGAAAATTAAAAGGATATGCTTACTTAAGTTTCCCAATGGTTTTTGCTATACCAATAGCCACAGAACAGGTTTTAATAGCATTTTTTACCTCATCACTTGTGGGCAAAAGCTTTTGTGCTGTGCTTTTTGCACTCTCTACCACTGATGCTTTTTCAACCGCACTGCCACCTAGAAACAACTTCTCTTCTTGTGTAAGTTGGCGCACAATCTCCCCTGACACACATTGATTAAGGCTTGCAAGCTCTTCTTCATTAAGCACTTTGCCATACGTAAGCTCTAAGGGTTTTTGTATTTGTTGAGCCACTTGTGTCTTTGCGCTTTCTTCCAAATCTGCTTGTAATGTAGGCAAGCTTGATAAACACCCAGCAAACAATATCGCACA encodes:
- a CDS encoding Panacea domain-containing protein, whose amino-acid sequence is MNKTEATIAYIINYFQCNNSPKNLGKVKLVKILWFADREFMHKYFKQLTNLEYRKMPQGPMPTNINSILKSMQKEGIIQTFETSKYGYTQQSFLCLQEPNLDAFSPQEISILDKVIIDLLDKSASQISQETHDELWHSIEQGKIMPLESVFLQDVIPATQDDVNG
- a CDS encoding TM2 domain-containing protein; the encoded protein is MLKSRLAKITDEQKIASLGMIQLKSPVVGLILGLLFGALGVDRYYKGDVGLGIGKFLSAFIFVGFIWAFVDLFLIWKGIKKDNFEKVNSQLLLCGV
- a CDS encoding FAD-dependent oxidoreductase, yielding MKKTITIIGGGIAGLSAALFFAAAKNNEIDFDITIFDDNQSDLKAAAIYNVPFFPKGAKAEAIFSHIKGQIDTMLKVRYIQSSVTEISGEKGNLITKDNVGNEVKADYIIVATGASKCDIKGLEGFVEPHTLMPKPNKIKLKTKERQMIKEGVYAAGLVSGVTTMVACAMGSANEAACAILSDIKGTLSVHHDTPSRG
- the polA gene encoding DNA polymerase I, which codes for MHTLSVIDTFGFFFRSFYALPPLKNAQGFPTGLLVGFCNLLQSLYKDPSCTYIMFALEGGGENKRREIFDAYKRNRQSPPQELLMQLPIAIEWIKQMGFLNISIEGYEADDVIASINKVANAQNIAVRIISHDKDLYQLIDKDTYIYDPIGKRNIGEAECIEKYGVKPKNFIDYQALVGDSSDNVMGIKGIGAKSAQKLIAHFGDIESMYARENELTDVVSERIANLIKAGKQSAFLSKKLVALHDDLLQSIDLSKCLMPESNPMLKIMDELKTYGLKNIISKVQSPHERYQQRRSAQRGVGSTLESVQSSQTFAFKAHLLDSVEEIESMLDTIPQGAKVGFDCESDSLDMQEAHLVGFSFCFDGKNAYYVPVGHSYLGVGRQISLESAKSIIARIFTYPLIGHNLKFDLTLIYRTLGLEHKGAIYDSMILSWLYDSIAPVGLDKQMMKWFKHTMISFDSVVAKGENFSQVNIIAATQYAAEDAAATFALYHRMEEEFHAREWGGILELAYNLEFPFIKVLMAMECEGIKVDMALLESLKDKASEHISQLSKDIFTSCGENFNLNSPQQLSHVLFDRLGLKAGRSVKGGLSTDEKTLLAIKDSHPIVNLILDYRENNKLKSTYIEPLLRFGAANSEHRVYTSFLQNGTATGRLSSKSPNLQNIPVRSEEGRKIRQAFISKAEHSLISIDYSQIELRLLAHFCKDTSLIEAFKQDKDIHFETAARLFGIENAQEKRSIAKSINFGLIYGMGSKKLSQTLQIPPKEAKSYIESYFALFPTIKDYLSAQENFLLENGYSQTLLGHRRYFDFSRATEFMKANFLREGINSIFQGSAADLIKLSMLEIHRIYSKSDLKMLLQVHDELIFEAPSERAQEYAYAVADIMNHIYTLEVPLKCGINIGTNWAELK
- a CDS encoding triose-phosphate isomerase — its product is MPIIAANFKANLTRAEVQIYAKELESLLTHIKSNTKASPQVDIFPSASALLNDDFTHFHIGAQNAYFALNGGFTGEIGLSQLTEFHISRILIGHSERRTLFSESQEFINKKFQFYKAAGFCIYYCIGEPLEVRQRGENALKDFLSAQLSGIDVSYPQLIIAYEPIWAIGTGVSATMEQIQATHNMLSTLTPAPLLYGGSVNGTNAGEILALQNVSGVLVGSASLKIESFREIIHAAL